The Rhodococcus triatomae genome includes a window with the following:
- a CDS encoding DUF3515 domain-containing protein, translating into MPDSDDSTNDERSGAPAEGTADEPETPAPAPADSPPRRHPAVIATATALPVALVIGLIVAAVLANRDPDLGPVALGTVPAPQADSPECTAVIDSLPDEVGDFRRAELVDPAPDAAAAWQREDSEPIVLRCGLDRPLEFDQASPLQVVDGVQWFEVSGAAQGIEASSWFAVDRGVYVGVTIPGGAGPTPIQELSSVVQRSLPAQPLDPAPVAGP; encoded by the coding sequence ATGCCGGACAGCGACGACAGCACGAACGACGAGCGCTCGGGCGCACCCGCCGAGGGCACCGCGGACGAGCCCGAAACTCCCGCGCCTGCCCCGGCCGACAGCCCGCCCCGGCGGCATCCGGCCGTGATCGCCACGGCGACAGCCCTTCCGGTGGCTCTCGTGATCGGGCTGATCGTCGCCGCGGTCCTCGCCAACCGCGATCCCGACCTCGGGCCGGTGGCGCTGGGAACGGTCCCGGCCCCCCAGGCGGACTCCCCCGAATGCACCGCGGTGATCGACTCGCTTCCCGACGAGGTCGGTGACTTCCGCCGGGCCGAACTGGTCGATCCCGCCCCGGACGCGGCCGCCGCCTGGCAGCGGGAGGACAGCGAGCCCATCGTGCTCCGCTGCGGACTCGACAGGCCACTCGAATTCGACCAGGCCTCGCCCCTGCAGGTCGTCGACGGCGTGCAGTGGTTCGAGGTGTCCGGAGCTGCACAGGGAATCGAAGCGAGCAGCTGGTTCGCCGTCGACCGAGGCGTGTACGTCGGTGTCACCATTCCCGGCGGCGCCGGGCCGACACCGATTCAGGAACTGTCGTCGGTGG